From the genome of Phycodurus eques isolate BA_2022a chromosome 22, UOR_Pequ_1.1, whole genome shotgun sequence, one region includes:
- the snrpf gene encoding small nuclear ribonucleoprotein F, with the protein MSLPLNPKPFLNGLTGKPVMVKLKWGMEYKGYLVSVDGYMNMQLANTEEYVDGALAGHLGEVLIRCNNVLYIRGVEEEEEDGEMRE; encoded by the exons ATG aGTTTACCGCTGAACCCCAAGCCCTTCCTGAACGGACTGACGGGCAAGCCGGTGATGGTGAAGCTGAAGTGGGGCATGGAGTACAAAGGCTACCTTGTCTCCGTGGACGGCTACATGAACATGCAG CTGGCGAACACGGAAGAGTACGTGGACGGAGCGTTGGCGGGTCATCTCGGGGAAGTCCTCATCAG GTGCAACAATGTTCTGTACATCCGAGGTgtcgaagaggaggaggaggacggagAAATGAGAGAATGA
- the amdhd1 gene encoding probable imidazolonepropionase: MSVKLKLLVKNAQQVLVICNNGEKYLTKGDSDIDLHVIHNGSVAIGSDGLIEAAGPADVMERRYSQASFDRVIDAAGMCVLPGLVDAHTHPIWAGDRVHEFAMKLAGATYMDVHRAGGGIHFTVERTRAASARELLASLSGRLERARRAGTTLVEVKSGYGLELAAELKMLEVVEEARRTLPINISSTYCGAHAVPKGKSVEEATRDILQVQLPALKERMAAGTLRVDNIDVFCEEGVFDVPSTRAILLAGKSMGLNANFHGDELSPTNAAELGAELGALAVSHLEEASDRGIAAMARAETAAVLLPTTAYVLRLRQPRARAMLDAGVIVALGSDFNPNAYCCSMPIVMHLACVNMRMSMPEALAAATINAAYALGRSHTHGSLEAGKHGDLLLIDAPRWEHLIYQLGGHQELIRYVVVKGDVVYDNRRTLPL, translated from the exons ATGTCGGTGAAATTGAAACTGCTGGTGAAAAACGCTCAGCAGGTGCTGGTGATTTGCAACAATGGAGAGAAATACCTGACAAAAGGCGACAGCGACATCGACCTTCACGTCATCCACAACGGAAGTGTGGCCATCGGCAG CGACGGCCTAATTGAGGCGGCGGGTCCAGCCGATGTCATGGAGCGTCGCTATTCCCAAGCGTCCTTCGATCGCGTGATCGACGCCGCGGGAATGTGCGTGCTGCCCG GCTTGGTGGACGCGCACACTCACCCCATTTGGGCCGGCGACCGCGTGCACGAGTTCGCGATGAAG CTGGCGGGCGCCACCTACATGGACGTGCACCGCGCGGGCGGCGGCATCCACTTCACGGTGGAGCGCACGCGGGCCGCCTCGGCGCGCGAGCTCCTGGCGTCGCTGAGCGGGCGGCTGGAGCGCGCGCGCCGGGCCGGCACCACCCTGGTGGAGGTCAAGAGCGGCTACGGCCTGGAGCTGGCGGCCGAGCTGAAGAtgctggaggtggtggaggaAGCCCGCCGCACTCTGCCCATCAACATCTCCTCCACCTACTGCGGCGCCCACGCCGTGCCCAA AGGGAAGAGCGTGGAAGAAGCCACCCGCGACATCCTGCAGGTTCAACTTCCGGCGCTGAAGGAGCGCATGGCGGCCGGGACGCTGCGGGTGGACAACATCGACGTCTTCTGCGAGGAGGGCGTCTTCGACGTGCCGTCCACGCGCGCCATCCTGCTGGCGGGCAAGAGCATGGGCCTCAACGCCAACTTCCACGGGGACGAGCTCAGTCCCACGAACGCCGCCGAG CTGGGGGCCGAGCTGGGGGCGCTGGCCGTCAGCCACCTGGAGGAAGCGTCGGATCGGGGCATCGCCGCCATGGCGCGGGCAGAGACGGCGGCCGTCCTGCTGCCTACCACGGCTTACGTTCTCCG GCTTCGCCAACCGCGGGCGCGAGCCATGCTGGACGCGGGCGTCATCGTGGCGCTGGGCAGCGACTTCAACCCCAACGCGTACTGCTGCTCCATG CCCATCGTCATGCACCTGGCGTGCGTCAACATGAGGATGTCCATGCCCGAGGCCTTGGCGGCGGCCACCATCAACGCCGCCTACGCCCTCGGACGCTCGCACACGCACGGCTCGCTGGAGGCGGGCAAACACGGCGACCTGCTGCTCATCGACGCCCCGCG GTGGGAGCACCTCATCTATCAGCTGGGCGGACATCAGGAGCTCATCCGCTACGTCGTCGTCAAGGGCGACGTCGTCTACGACAACCGCCGCACGCTGCCCTTGTGA